From Oreochromis aureus strain Israel breed Guangdong linkage group 4, ZZ_aureus, whole genome shotgun sequence, a single genomic window includes:
- the LOC116315641 gene encoding GTPase IMAP family member 8-like translates to MAEKHAVSNLGHSHDSPELRIVLIGGRQLTGDPSNRSLSGSIILGQNVFDTSRRSAQSVAGQQEVHGRRVTVVDTPGWWWHYPLENTPKLDQIEIQNSVHLCPPGPHAFLLVFHHSFFLPQIFMSSLKEHLKLFHKDVLNHTIVLFTAEDPWDEKNVETTISEWSEMQWILEQCGNRKHVLCVSNREDSSQVKALFEKIEAMVAANGGRHYPIDRAHGNALREEMKAISDRASKRFDEVQTQRRKLRALIEGGKTPPAHLRLVMVGAQWSAKSSAGNTILRKKAFAVHHRRTTMSCEINHGILGERTLAVVDSPGWFYNHTLQDTSETDKHEVENSVYMCTPGPHAVLLVVGLAAAFNTSYHRAVQEHMSLFRDDVWKHTIVLFTRGDWLGVKTVEERIESEEGLQWLMKKCGNRYHVLDNMKHNDEMQVQDLLEKIEEMWAGNEDSHYKVDPDREAQLEARKEAEGKLARRIRKTTERQSRILGKLFEGERLTITDLRIVLLGREESGKSMAGNNILFEEIFERVWVKKEFQDQRRTEKCVKHEGNFGRINVAVVETPGWPADTTVPVWLKEEVLRSVSMCAPGPHVFLLVVPISKAFTEEDHKALVELLMPFGERVWRHCMVLFTWGDWLNDRLIEEHIAGEGKSLQRLVEKCGYRYHVLNCHGLGNHFPVKRLFQKIIDMITRNKEQCFSAESKQGKKHKLPWRSRQSVLTEEEWNRREQELIDRMLRAVANEPEEPTQPFVKRGASLDGVFIPSISGDAPSEFGKLSDLWREASRAKVSEWLKTRAGNSDVTSGIGSMSASASHVDESPLPDEND, encoded by the exons ATGGCTGAGAAACATGCGGTTTCTAACCTTG GGCACAGTCACGACTCTCCAGAGTTGAGGATTGTGCTGATAGGTGGCAGACAATTAACAGGAGATCCCAGTAATAGGAGTCTGAGCGGCAGCATCATACTTGGTCAAAATGTTTTTGACACCAGCAGAAGAAGTGCCCAGAGTGTGGCGGGGCAGCAGGAGGTTCATGGCAGACGGGTCACTGTGGTGGATACTCCAGGCTGGTGGTGGCACTATCCACTAGAAAACACCCCAAAGCTGGATCAGATAGAAATCCAGAACAGTGTCCATCTGTGTCCCCCAGGACCTCACGCCTTTCTTCTGGTCTTTCATCATAGCTTTTTCTTGCCCCAGATCTTCATGTCATCTTTAAAAGAGCACCTGAAACTTTTCCACAAGGATGTGTTGAATCACACCATCGTGCTGTTCACTGCTGAAGATCCATGGGatgaaaaaaatgtagaaaCTACAATCAGTGAGTGGTCAGAAATGCAGTGGATTCTTGAGCAATGTggaaacagaaaacatgtcCTCTGTGTGAGTAACAGGGAGGACAGCAGTCAAGTCAAAGCACTTTTTGAGAAAATCGAGGCAATGGTCGCTGCAAACGGAGGCCGTCACTATCCCATTGATCGTGCTCATGGAAACGCTCTGAGGGAGGAAATGAAAGCAATAAGTGACAGAGCATCAAAGAGGTTTGATGAGGTGCAGACACAAAGAAGGAAACTCAGAGCACTAATTGAAG GTGGTAAAACCCCACCAGCACATTTAAGACTAGTGATGGTTGGTGCTCAGTGGTCAGCCAAGAGCTCGGCTGGAAACACCATTCTGAGGAAAAAGGCTTTTGCTGTTCATCACAGAAGAACAACGATGTCCTGTGAAATCAATCACGGCATTCTGGGAGAGAGGACACTCGCAGTGGTGGATTCTCCTGGCTGGTTCTACAACCACACCCTTCAGGACACCTCTGAGACAGATAAACATGAAGTAGAGAACAGTGTGTACATGTGCACTCCAGGACCCCACGCAGTGCTCCTCGTGGTAGGCCTGGCAGCTGCATTTAATACCTCCTATCATAGAGCAGTCCAGGAGCACATGAGTCTGTTTAGGGATGATGTCTGGAAGCACACCATTGTTCTGTTCACTAGAGGTGATTGGCTGGGAGTGAAGACTGTGGAAGAACGTATAGAGAGTGAGGAAGGTCTGCAGTGGCTGATGAAGAAGTGTGGGAACAGGTACCACGTCCTGGACAACATGAAGCATAATGATGAGATGCAGGTACAAGATCTCCTGGAGAAGATTGAAGAGATGTGGGCGGGAAATGAAGACTCACATTATAAAGTTGACCCGGATCGTGAAGCACAGCTGGAGGCCAGAAAAGAGGCTGAAGGAAAATTAGCTAGAAGGATCAGAAAGACCACTGAAAGACAATCAAGAATACTGGGAAAGTTATTTGAAG GAGAGAGGCTGACAATCACTGACCTGAGGATTGTACTGCTTGGTAGAGAGGAATCTGGAAAGAGTATGGCAGGAAACAACATCCTTTTTGAAGAGATATTTGAGAGAGTTTGGGTGAAGAAG GAATTCCAGGACCAGAGAAGAACAGAAAAGTGTGTAAAGCATGAAGGAAATTTTGGTAGAATAAATGTTGCGGTCGTTGAGACTCCAGGCTGGCCTGCAGACACGACGGTTCCTGTCTGGCTAAAAGAAGAAGTTCTCCGCAGCGTCTCCATGTGTGCTCCAGGCCCTCATGTTTTTCTCTTGGTTGTTCCCATTTCCAAAGCATTCACAGAGGAAGACCACAAAGCACTGGTTGAGCTTTTGATGCCCTTTGGAGAGAGAGTGTGGAGACACTGCATGGTGTTGTTCACCTGGGGAGACTGGCTGAATGACAGACTCATTGAGGAGCACATTGCAGGAGAGGGAAAAAGCCTCCAGCGGCTGGTGGAAAAGTGTGGGTACAGATACCATGTCCTCAACTGCCATGGTTTGGGTAATCATTTTCCTGTCAAACGGCTCTTCCAAAAAATCATTGACATGATCACACGGAACAAGGAACAATGCTTCAGTGCTGAAAGCAAAcaagggaaaaaacacaaactgcccTGGCGATCAAGACAGTCTGTGCTGACAGAAGAAGAGTGGAACAGGAGGGAGCAAGAGCTGATAGACCGAATGTTGAGAGCTGTTGCAAATGAaccagaagaaccaacacaacCATTTGTGAAGCGAGGAGCCAGTTTGGATGGAGTTTTCATTCCAAGCA tTAGCGGAGACGCTCCCTCCGAGTTTGGGAAACTGTCAGATCTTTGGAGAGAAGCATCACGTGCCAAAGTGTCTGAATGgctgaagaccagagctggaaACTCTGATGTCACCTCGGGCATTGGCAGCATGAGCGCCTCAGCCAGTCATGTGGATGAAAGTCCTCTGCCTGATGAAAACGATTAA
- the LOC116315636 gene encoding far upstream element-binding protein 2-like, whose translation MSEYNAVPPPVPGAALPGQAAVGNGAGGAKKDAFADAVQRARQIAAKIGGDAGPPVSNSTASDSFPFTAQKRQLEDTNTDEPETKKLAAQSDLESAKALSIGAQLAALAQQRPTSTTEDYSVPDSMVGLIIGRGGEQINKIQQESGCKVQIAPDSGGLPERNVSLTGTQDSIQKAKRLLNEIVSRGRGTPPLSSYHDSSNGQNGAVHEMMIPAGKAGLVIGKGGETIKQLQERAGVKMILIQDASQGPNVDKPLRIIGDPYKVQQAQEMVQEILRDRDQGGYSERSEFSSRMGGGMDIPVPRHSVGVVIGRNGEMIKKIQNDAGVRIQFKQDDGTGPDKIAHISGPPERCEHAAQIINDLLQSIRVREEGQGGPPGPPGMPSGNRGRGGGQGGWGPPGGEMTFSIPAQKCGLVIGRGGENVKSINQQTGAFVEISRQPPPNGDPNFKLFIIRGSPQQIDHAKQLIEEKIEGPLCPVGPGTGGPGPAGPMVPYNPNPYNPGPPGAPGPPHGGPPGPPQYSSQGWSNTYQQWQPQPPHDPSKAAANDPNAAWAAYYAQYYQQPSGAAPAPYPANQAGGAQAAGDQTQAAQTPGGQPDYTKAWEEYYKKMAQAGGSVPGTAAAAPGAAAAAAAGGGGGGGGGSASTTGGQPDYSAAWAEYYRQQAAYYGQTGQQPPGQPANPQQGQMQ comes from the exons ATGTCGGAGTACAACGCGGTACCTCCGCCCGTCCCCGGGGCTGCTCTACCCGGACAGGCGGCTGTGGGGAACGGAGCGGGGGGCGCCAAGAAGGATGCGTTTGCGGACGCGGTGCAGCGGGCCCGGCAG ATCGCAGCTAAGATTGGGGGCGACGCTGGTCCTCCTGTGAGCAACAGCACTGCTTCGGATAGTTTTCCCTTCACTGCACAGAAACGACAGCTGGAGGATACAAATACTG ATGAGCCAGAGACTAAGAAGCTGGCTGCTCAGAGTGACTTGGAGTCAGCCAAAGCGCTGT CTATTGGTGCACAGCTAGCTGCTCTTGCACAGCAAAG ACCCACCTCCACCACAGAGGACTACAGTGTTCCAGACAGTATGGTGGGACTCA TTATTGGCCGTGGAGGTGAACAGATCAATAAGATTCAGCAGGAGTCGGGTTGCAAGGTTCAGATAGCTCCAG ACAGTGGAGGTCTTCCAGAGAGAAACGTCTCCCTCACAGGGACACAAGACTCCATACA GAAAGCCAAGAGGCTGCTGAATGAGATAGTCTCCCGAGGAAGAGGTACTCCCCCTCTTTCTTCTTATCATGACTCCAGCAACGGGCAGAACGGCGCAGTTCATGAGATGATGATCCCAGCCGGCAAGGCCGGCCTAGTCATCGGCAAGGGAGGAGAGACCATCAAACAGCTACAG GAGCGTGCAGGAGTCAAGATGATCCTAATCCAGGACGCCTCTCAGGGACCCAACGTTGACAAGCCTCTGCGCATTATTGGAGATCCATACAAAGTCCAG CAAGCCCAGGAGATGGTGCAGGAGATTCTGAGGGACAGAGACCAAGGCGGCTACAGCGAAAGAAGCGAATTCAGCTCCCGGATGGGAGGCGGCATGGAT ATCCCAGTACCACGACACTCGGTGGGTGTGGTCATCGGACGCAATGGAGAGATGATCAAGAAAATTCAGAATGATGCCGGAGTCAGGATACAGTTCAAACAAG ATGACGGGACCGGTCCAGATAAGATCGCACACATCAGCGGTCCGCCTGAACGCTGCGAGCACGCGGCTCAAATCATCAACGACCTGCTGCAGAGCATCCGGGTCAGAGAGGAGGGACAGGGG GGTCCCCCAGGTCCTCCAGGAATGCCTTCAGGCAATAGGGGGCGAGGTGGGGGACAAGGCGGTTGGGGTCCCCCCGGAGGGGAAATGACCTTCTCTATTCCCGCCCAAAAGTGCGGACTCGTGATtggcagaggaggagagaaCGTCAAGTCCATCAACCAGCAGACGGGGGCATTCGTGGAAATCTCTCGACAGCCGCCCCCCAACGGAGACCCCAACTTTAAGCTCTTTATCATTCGCGGGTCCCCGCAGCAGATCGACCACGCCAAGCAGCTCATTGAGGAGAAGATCGAG GGTCCGCTGTGTCCTGTGGGCCCGGGGACAGGTGGGCCAGGTCCCGCTGGGCCAATGGTTCCTTACAACCCCAACCCCTACAACCCCGGACCGCCTGGGGCTCCTGGACCTCCACA TGGTGGTCCTCCAGGTCCTCCCCAGTACAGCTCGCAGGGCTGGAGCAACACCTACCAGCAGTGGCAGCCCCAACCACCGCATGACCCCA GCAAGGCAGCAGCCAATGACCCCAACGCAGCCTGGGCGGCCTACTACGCTCAGTACTACCAGCAGCCGTCGGGGGCTGCGCCAGCCCCGTACCCCGCAAACCAGGCTGGAGGTGCCCAAGCTGCAGGTGACCAGACCCAGGCTgcacagacaccagggggcCAGCCGGACTACACCAAGGCCTGGGAGGAGTACTACAAGAAGATGG ccCAGGCAGGCGGCTCTGTACCCGgtacagcagctgcagctccaggagcagcagcagcagcagcagcaggaggaggaggaggaggtggaggtggttcAGCATCCACAACAGGAGGCCAGCCGGACTACAGCGCAGCTTGGGCGGAGTACTACAGGCAGCAGGCTGCGTACTACGGACAAACAGGACAGCAGCCCCCTGGGCAGCCGGCCAATCCCCAGCAGGGACAG ATGCAGTGA